The following proteins are co-located in the Actinomycetota bacterium genome:
- a CDS encoding nucleotide sugar dehydrogenase, with protein MTAVDDILTSIERWTWTAGVLGLGYVGLPLVVTMSRAGIPVTGFDVDGGVIPALAEGRSHIDDVSDEDLTEASERTRFTASPEDLRSADVLFICVPTPLAVGKQPDMTYIEGAARVAASVLRPGHTVILESTTYPGTTQDVVLPILATSGLKLDEDFLLAYSPERVDPGNPSFRTANIPRVVGGASPTSTRAAASIYRRFVEKVHPVSDARTAEMAKLVENTFRWVNIALANELSSVARAFGVNIWEVIEAAATKPFGYMPFYPGPGVGGHCIPLDPFYLQWAARRTGEGTRFIELAEWVNARMPQVVVARVIQALNARGVAMRDAGVVVLGVSYKPNVKDYRESPAIECMRNLLTWDARVSYVDPFVPELTFDEQAMEAVPLTREVVSQADVVLILCDHDAIDFELVARNATLIVDTRNALRRRSIDSENLILL; from the coding sequence TTGACAGCGGTTGACGACATCCTGACATCCATCGAGCGATGGACGTGGACCGCCGGCGTGCTCGGCCTTGGGTACGTGGGCCTGCCGCTCGTCGTCACGATGAGCCGGGCCGGGATCCCGGTGACCGGGTTCGACGTCGACGGCGGCGTGATCCCCGCTCTGGCGGAGGGTCGATCGCACATCGACGACGTGTCCGACGAGGATCTCACCGAAGCGTCCGAACGAACGCGGTTCACGGCGTCGCCGGAGGATCTCCGGAGCGCCGACGTGCTGTTCATCTGCGTGCCGACGCCGCTCGCGGTCGGGAAGCAGCCGGACATGACGTACATCGAGGGCGCGGCTCGCGTGGCGGCATCGGTGCTGCGGCCGGGCCACACCGTCATCCTCGAGTCGACGACCTATCCCGGCACGACCCAGGATGTCGTCCTCCCGATCCTTGCCACGAGCGGCCTGAAGCTCGACGAGGATTTCCTGCTGGCGTACTCGCCCGAGCGCGTCGATCCCGGGAATCCCTCGTTCCGGACCGCAAACATCCCGCGCGTCGTCGGCGGTGCGTCGCCCACGAGCACGCGCGCCGCGGCGTCGATATACCGGCGATTCGTCGAGAAGGTTCATCCCGTCTCAGACGCACGAACCGCCGAGATGGCGAAGCTCGTCGAGAACACGTTCCGGTGGGTGAACATCGCACTCGCGAACGAGCTGTCGTCCGTCGCCAGAGCGTTCGGCGTCAACATCTGGGAGGTCATCGAGGCAGCGGCCACCAAGCCGTTCGGGTACATGCCGTTCTATCCGGGGCCCGGCGTCGGCGGACACTGCATCCCGTTGGACCCGTTCTACCTTCAGTGGGCCGCTCGCCGGACCGGCGAGGGGACGCGGTTCATCGAGCTCGCGGAATGGGTCAACGCACGGATGCCGCAGGTCGTGGTCGCGCGGGTTATCCAAGCGCTCAACGCTCGCGGCGTCGCGATGCGGGACGCCGGGGTCGTCGTGCTCGGGGTCTCGTACAAGCCGAACGTCAAGGACTATCGCGAGTCCCCGGCGATCGAGTGCATGCGCAACCTCTTGACCTGGGATGCCCGCGTCTCGTACGTCGATCCGTTCGTCCCGGAGCTCACCTTCGATGAGCAGGCGATGGAGGCCGTTCCGCTGACCAGGGAAGTCGTCTCACAGGCGGATGTCGTCCTGATCCTGTGCGACCACGACGCGATCGACTTCGAGCTCGTCGCGCGGAACGCAACGCTCATCGTCGACACGCGGAACGCGCTGCGGCGGCGTTCGATCGACTCGGAGAACCTGATCCTCCTCTGA
- a CDS encoding class I SAM-dependent methyltransferase, protein MRRRRLPLPPSSLRFMGDTDEGFLAFGEEVVAQLQEYAGLTPASYVVDVGCGYGRLAHGLLRWDGFKGRYLGMDILKPHVEWCQKNLRPHARRRFSFQHLDIRNDRYNPAGTLQPTTVALPTADSTADIAVLLSVFTHMYPDEVIHYLSELRRIIAPNGRVNATMFLLNEDWAELDREDRCRYKLAHQLNEFTRFMDPENPLHAVGYEETWVREQVAKSDLAIDGPILFGSWAGRTGVPTFQDTVILRRA, encoded by the coding sequence ATGAGACGCAGACGCCTTCCGCTACCACCGTCGTCGTTGCGATTCATGGGGGACACGGACGAGGGCTTCCTGGCGTTCGGTGAGGAAGTCGTCGCGCAGCTCCAGGAGTACGCCGGTCTGACCCCGGCGTCGTACGTGGTCGACGTCGGATGCGGTTACGGACGACTCGCGCACGGGCTCCTGCGCTGGGATGGGTTCAAGGGGCGCTATCTCGGCATGGACATCCTCAAGCCACACGTCGAATGGTGTCAGAAGAATCTGAGGCCGCACGCCCGGCGTCGCTTCTCGTTCCAGCATCTCGACATCCGGAACGACCGCTACAACCCGGCAGGGACGCTGCAGCCGACCACCGTCGCGCTGCCGACCGCCGATTCCACTGCGGACATCGCGGTGCTCCTGAGCGTCTTCACCCACATGTATCCCGACGAGGTCATTCATTACCTCTCCGAGCTTCGCCGGATCATCGCGCCGAACGGCCGCGTGAACGCCACGATGTTCTTGCTCAACGAGGACTGGGCCGAGCTCGATCGCGAGGATCGCTGCCGGTACAAGCTCGCCCATCAGCTGAACGAGTTCACGCGGTTCATGGACCCCGAGAACCCGCTGCACGCCGTCGGCTACGAGGAGACCTGGGTGCGCGAGCAGGTCGCCAAGTCGGACCTCGCCATCGACGGGCCGATCCTCTTCGGGTCCTGGGCCGGCCGGACCGGCGTCCCGACGTTCCAGGACACGGTGATCCTCCGGCGCGCCTAG